The following proteins come from a genomic window of Anopheles ziemanni chromosome 3, idAnoZiCoDA_A2_x.2, whole genome shotgun sequence:
- the LOC131290057 gene encoding lysophospholipid acyltransferase 5, giving the protein MINPVEALARASGASAPAIRLILSVLLAYPLALFYRQLKGGPTVRNLFIACTGVSIVLFNYGTDLYHSMLAVAVSFLCNTFLRTSSLMVPVSFTYHMGYLLIGYYHTTSDTYDIKWTMPHCVLVLRLIGLAFDLSDSRKKEAAGKSDDKCIPTPTLLELIAFTYFPASVLVGPQFSFLRYRRFVAGAYEPHTQGAPAYATKKFLQGVFYLVVNQVGTQYVSDAYLMSDEFTGESLFMKHIYLGCWGRITLYKYISIWLLAEGAAVLFGLTYIDAKPGEREYSSDELSGCSNIKVGVFENTSKYGHYVESFNVQTNTWVANYVYKRLRFLNNRMLSHLGALFFLAIWHGFHSGYYVTFLMEFMVIHMEKEVEPIFAKNEKLQKLLQQQPLLRALVFIGLKYYTIVWAGWCLVPFVFLSFNKWWHIYTTVRFTGFILFIGGNAFLPPLLRAVLPRSSSSSSAPKTTATPAPANSPTDTSAGPATKKDD; this is encoded by the exons ATGATAAATCCCGTGGAAGCCCTAGCCAGGGCGAGTGGTGCCTCGGCGCCCGCAATCCGGCTCATTCTATCCGTCCTGCTTG CATACCCACTGGCACTGTTCTATCGGCAGCTGAAGGGTGGGCCGACCGTGCGGAACCTCTTCATTGCCTGCACCGGCGTATCGATCGTGCTGTTCAACTATGGCACCGACCTGTACCACAGCATGCTGGCCGTGGCGGTGAGCTTCCTGTGCAACACCTTCCTTCGCACCAGCAGCCTGATGGTGCCGGTCAGCTTCACCTACCACATGGGCTACCTGCTAATCG GATACTACCACACCACGAGTGACACGTACGACATCAAGTGGACGATGCCACACTGTGTGCTGGTGCTACGCCTCATTGGACTGGCGTTTGATTTATCCGACAGCCGGAAGAAAGAAGCCGCCGGCAAGTCGGACGACAAGTGCATCCCAACGCCGACGCTGCTGGAACTGATCGCGTTCACCTACTTTCCGGCCTCTGTGCTCGTTGGGCCGCAGTTTAGCTTCCTGCGCTACCGGCGCTTCGTTGCCGGTGCTTACGAGCCGCACACTCAAGGTGCGCCCGCATACGCCACAAAGAAGTTCCTCCAGGGCGTCTTCTATCTGGTGGTGAATCAGGTCGGCACGCAGTACGTGTCCGATGCGTACCTGATGTCGGACGAGTTTACAGGCGAATCGCTGTTCATGAAGCACATCTACTTGGGCTGCTGGGGTCGGATCACGCTGTACAAGTATATCTCGATCTGGTTGCTGGCGGAAGGTGCCGCCGTTCTTTTTG GTCTGACGTACATCGACGCCAAACCCGGCGAGCGGGAGTACAGCTCGGACGAACTGTCCGGTTGTAGCAACATCAAGGTGGGCGTGTTTGAAAACACCAGCAAGTACGGTCACTACGTCGAATCGTTCAACGTGCAGACGAATACGTGGGTCGCCAACTATGTCTACAAGCGGTTACGTTTCCTTAACAACCGCATGCTCAGCCACCTGGGAGCGCTGTTCTTCCTCGCGATCTGGCACGGTTTCCACAGCGGCTACTACGTTACATTCCTGATGGAGTTCATGGTCATCCATATGGAGAAGGAG GTGGAGCcgatttttgccaaaaatgaaaaactgcaGAAACtactgcagcagcagccgctcCTGCGAGCGCTCGTGTTTATTGGCCTAAAGTACTATACCATCGTCTGGGCCGGCTGGTGCTTGGTACCGTTCGTATTTTTGAGCTTCAACAAGTGGTGGCACATCTACACGACGGTTCGCTTCACCGGTTTCATCCTGTTCATCGGCGGCAACGCGTTCCTTCCTCCGCTACTCCGAGCCGTCCTACCACGAtcttcctcctcttcttccGCGCCGAAGACGACGGCCACGCCAGCACCAGCGAACTCCCCCACGGACACTTCCGCCGGCCCGGCCACAAAGAAGGACGATTAA